In one Thiovulum sp. ES genomic region, the following are encoded:
- a CDS encoding glutamate synthase family protein (PFAM: Conserved region in glutamate synthase; GXGXG motif; Glutamate synthase central domain; Glutamine amidotransferases class-II) → MTKEQLQSMFKDNCGFGLIADIKNRPSHKTLENAITALERMMHRGAVAADGKSGDGSGLLLSMPTEFMEKVTREAGVDLPHQYAVAMIFSKDVNKIERFSEICENNDLKVIYTRDVPIDKSVLGEQAVESLPQIKQLFVVPDSIMATKRFEAMQYIVRRDIEKESLEDRNFYISSFSDKTISYKGLVMPTHIKEFYKDLSSKDFKISFSLFHQRFSTNTLPEWRLAQPFRNIAHNGEINSVTANRNNVAVKTENIKSAVFSDEELQRIFPVIQGGGSDSASLDNFFEFLIANGMDFFKAVRAIIPAPWQNAPYIDAEMRAYYEYKSVSYEAWDGPAAVSLTDGRYIATVLDRNGLRPAKYTITKDGMLLVSSEYGVVDIEDENILERGRLQSGQMIGLDLKFGRVLKNGEINDYLKNSKNYMDWANDSMVYIQEHVEEPHCKVNECADELHEKQRYFNITHEVVEQVIEPMVVDGKEAVGSMGDDTPLAPFSDQNRNFSDYFRQKFAQVTNPPIDPIREKVVMSLNIGFGQVTNVLEETPENAKRIKSTSPIMTKEKLEVLLTFGDENHPRFDSIYKNRIYPTLMKTSLQDSLNLLVDEIINDVIENGIRVVVLSDKDVSREYPVIPMLLVVGRLHQRLLQEKLQHKVSIVAITGEVFDSHSSATLIAYGVTAIYPYLLFSSVYEKIKTSSLSDCREAFKSVKGAINAGLLKIMSKMGISTIASYRNSSLFDIIGLNDEVAKECFPDSSNLIGGLTYSDLEDRVRKAHAEAFQISGFKSIFPLEIGGFYKFQHGKEYHDYSPAIIHSIHKGADGKGYDDLRNLLYNRERKFIRDFFELNSDRNSIDISEVESKEDIFRRFASAAMSLGSISPEAHEALAEAMNTIGGQSNSGEGGESKHRFKTVKNSKIKQVASGRFGVTPAYLRSAEEIQIKVAQGAKPGEGGQLPGHKVTNLIAELRYTIPGVTLISPPPHHDIYSIEDLAQLIYDLKQVNPEARIAVKLVSTSGVGTIASGVAKAYADKIIISGADGGTGAAPLTSIKFAGNPWEIGLAEAHNSLKANGLRELVEVQTDGGLKTGLDVVKAAMLGAESFAFGTSLLTILGCKLLRVCHLNKCPVGIATQDETLRNEYYVGTVEKVISYFNFIADDVREILAKLGYKNIQDIIGRSDLLKVIDHEFAKKFDFSNILLKLDGIDTCQQKHNEPFDPNHFEKNIVSKIANTIKNPNENVVISAEIQNLNRSFGARISGEIAKYYGDKGLKEDSIKIKLSGTAGQSLGAFLSNGVSIYLNGVANDYVGKGMSGGKIIISSGLQGGKYSALGNTCLYGATGGKLYASGSAGERFGVRNSGTISVVEGTGDHACEYMTGGIVCILGKTGLNFGAGMTGGIAFIYDKSRTFIEHMNQELIQAIRIDTDETNEARHYLKRLLKDYYNETGSRQAKEILDHFRIEIRNFWLVQPKNMKKLSLNPDDGD, encoded by the coding sequence TTGACAAAAGAACAACTCCAATCAATGTTCAAAGACAATTGCGGTTTTGGACTTATTGCTGATATAAAAAATAGACCTTCACATAAAACACTTGAAAATGCAATTACTGCACTTGAAAGAATGATGCACAGAGGTGCAGTTGCAGCCGACGGAAAAAGTGGTGATGGTAGCGGATTATTACTCTCTATGCCAACTGAATTTATGGAAAAAGTTACTCGAGAAGCTGGAGTTGATTTACCTCATCAATATGCTGTTGCTATGATTTTTTCAAAAGATGTGAATAAAATTGAGCGATTTAGTGAAATTTGTGAAAACAATGACTTAAAAGTAATTTATACAAGAGATGTGCCAATTGATAAGAGTGTTTTGGGGGAACAAGCAGTTGAATCATTGCCACAAATCAAACAACTTTTTGTTGTTCCAGACTCAATTATGGCAACAAAAAGATTTGAGGCAATGCAATACATTGTTAGAAGAGATATTGAAAAAGAGTCCCTCGAAGATAGAAATTTTTACATCTCATCTTTTTCTGATAAAACAATCTCTTATAAAGGGTTGGTTATGCCAACTCACATTAAAGAGTTTTACAAAGATTTAAGCAGTAAAGATTTTAAAATCTCATTTTCACTTTTCCACCAAAGATTTTCAACAAATACTTTGCCAGAGTGGAGACTGGCACAACCATTCCGAAATATTGCACACAATGGTGAAATAAATTCTGTAACAGCAAATCGAAACAATGTGGCTGTAAAAACAGAAAATATTAAAAGTGCAGTTTTTAGCGATGAAGAGTTGCAAAGAATTTTCCCAGTTATTCAAGGTGGTGGATCGGATTCTGCTTCGCTTGATAATTTCTTTGAATTTCTAATTGCAAATGGAATGGATTTCTTTAAAGCAGTTCGTGCAATTATTCCTGCTCCGTGGCAAAATGCACCATACATTGATGCTGAAATGAGAGCTTACTACGAATACAAAAGTGTATCTTATGAAGCTTGGGACGGACCTGCTGCTGTAAGTTTGACAGACGGACGATATATCGCGACTGTTCTCGACCGAAATGGACTTCGACCTGCAAAATATACAATTACAAAAGATGGAATGCTTCTTGTCTCTTCAGAATACGGAGTTGTTGATATTGAAGACGAAAATATTTTAGAGCGAGGTCGATTACAGAGTGGTCAAATGATTGGGCTTGATCTGAAATTTGGTCGAGTTCTTAAAAATGGTGAAATCAACGACTATCTTAAAAATTCTAAGAATTATATGGATTGGGCAAACGATAGCATGGTTTATATTCAGGAACATGTTGAAGAGCCACATTGTAAAGTGAATGAGTGTGCGGACGAACTCCACGAAAAACAGAGATATTTTAATATCACACACGAAGTAGTTGAGCAAGTTATTGAACCGATGGTAGTTGATGGAAAAGAGGCAGTTGGTTCAATGGGTGATGATACTCCACTTGCACCATTTTCAGACCAAAACAGAAATTTTTCAGACTATTTCCGACAAAAATTTGCACAGGTAACAAATCCACCAATTGATCCAATTCGTGAAAAAGTTGTTATGAGTTTAAATATTGGATTTGGTCAAGTTACAAATGTGCTTGAAGAGACTCCAGAAAATGCGAAAAGAATCAAATCGACTTCTCCAATTATGACAAAAGAGAAATTGGAAGTTCTTTTAACATTTGGAGATGAAAATCACCCAAGATTTGATTCAATTTACAAAAACAGAATTTACCCAACATTGATGAAAACATCTTTACAAGATTCGTTGAATTTGCTTGTTGATGAAATTATTAACGATGTGATTGAAAATGGAATTCGGGTTGTTGTTCTTTCTGATAAAGATGTGAGTCGGGAATATCCAGTTATTCCAATGTTACTTGTTGTTGGGCGACTTCACCAAAGACTTTTACAGGAGAAATTACAGCATAAAGTTTCGATTGTGGCAATTACAGGAGAGGTTTTTGATTCTCATTCTTCGGCGACACTAATTGCATATGGTGTTACAGCAATTTATCCATATCTTCTTTTCTCATCAGTTTATGAAAAAATCAAGACCTCATCGCTATCTGATTGCCGAGAAGCATTTAAATCGGTAAAAGGTGCAATTAATGCGGGACTTTTAAAAATTATGTCAAAAATGGGGATTTCAACAATTGCTTCTTACAGAAATTCATCACTCTTTGATATTATTGGATTGAACGATGAGGTCGCAAAAGAGTGTTTCCCTGATTCTTCAAATCTTATTGGCGGTCTCACTTATTCCGACTTAGAAGATCGTGTTCGTAAAGCTCATGCGGAAGCTTTCCAAATTTCTGGTTTTAAATCTATTTTCCCTCTTGAAATTGGTGGTTTCTACAAATTCCAACACGGAAAAGAGTATCACGATTATTCACCTGCGATTATTCACTCAATTCACAAAGGGGCTGACGGAAAAGGCTACGACGATTTACGAAACCTCCTTTACAACCGAGAACGAAAATTTATCCGTGATTTCTTTGAATTAAATTCTGATAGAAACTCAATTGATATTTCAGAAGTTGAAAGCAAAGAAGATATTTTCAGAAGATTTGCATCAGCAGCAATGAGTCTTGGATCAATTTCTCCAGAAGCACATGAAGCTCTTGCAGAAGCTATGAACACAATTGGCGGACAAAGTAACTCTGGTGAAGGTGGAGAATCTAAGCATAGATTTAAAACAGTCAAAAACTCAAAAATCAAGCAAGTTGCTTCTGGTAGATTTGGTGTAACACCAGCATATTTAAGAAGTGCTGAAGAGATTCAAATTAAAGTAGCACAAGGTGCAAAACCTGGTGAAGGTGGGCAACTTCCAGGGCATAAAGTTACGAACCTCATCGCTGAATTACGATATACAATTCCGGGCGTAACACTGATTTCTCCTCCTCCGCACCACGATATTTACTCAATTGAAGATTTAGCACAGCTTATTTACGATTTAAAACAGGTAAATCCTGAAGCACGAATTGCTGTAAAACTTGTTTCTACTTCTGGTGTTGGAACAATTGCTAGTGGTGTCGCAAAAGCTTATGCCGACAAAATTATTATTTCTGGTGCTGATGGTGGAACTGGTGCTGCTCCTTTAACTTCTATCAAATTTGCAGGAAACCCTTGGGAAATTGGACTTGCTGAAGCTCACAACTCACTAAAAGCAAACGGACTCCGAGAGCTTGTTGAAGTTCAAACAGATGGTGGTTTAAAAACTGGTCTTGATGTTGTAAAAGCTGCGATGCTTGGTGCTGAAAGTTTTGCTTTTGGAACTTCTCTCCTTACAATTCTTGGTTGTAAATTACTCCGAGTTTGTCATTTAAATAAATGTCCTGTTGGTATCGCGACTCAAGACGAAACTCTCCGAAATGAATATTATGTTGGAACTGTTGAAAAAGTAATTTCGTATTTCAACTTTATTGCTGACGATGTTCGGGAAATTCTTGCAAAACTCGGATACAAAAATATTCAAGATATTATCGGGCGAAGCGACTTATTAAAAGTTATCGACCATGAGTTTGCGAAAAAATTCGATTTCTCAAATATTCTTTTAAAACTTGATGGAATTGATACTTGCCAACAAAAACATAATGAACCTTTTGATCCAAACCATTTTGAAAAAAATATCGTTTCTAAAATTGCAAACACAATTAAAAATCCAAATGAGAATGTTGTCATTTCTGCGGAAATCCAAAACTTAAATCGAAGCTTTGGAGCTAGAATTTCTGGTGAAATCGCAAAATATTATGGCGATAAAGGTCTCAAAGAGGACTCTATCAAAATAAAATTGAGCGGAACAGCTGGACAATCTCTCGGTGCATTCCTTTCAAATGGTGTTTCTATCTATCTTAACGGTGTGGCAAATGACTATGTCGGAAAAGGTATGAGTGGCGGAAAAATTATTATTTCGTCTGGACTTCAAGGTGGAAAATATTCGGCTCTTGGAAACACTTGTCTTTACGGTGCGACTGGTGGAAAACTTTATGCTTCTGGTTCAGCAGGTGAAAGATTTGGTGTCCGAAACTCTGGAACTATCTCAGTTGTTGAAGGAACTGGAGACCATGCTTGCGAATATATGACTGGTGGAATTGTTTGTATTCTTGGAAAAACTGGACTTAATTTCGGTGCGGGAATGACAGGCGGAATCGCTTTCATTTATGACAAAAGTCGAACTTTTATCGAACATATGAACCAAGAGTTGATTCAGGCTATTAGAATTGACACGGACGAAACAAACGAGGCTCGACACTATCTCAAAAGACTTTTAAAAGACTACTACAATGAAACTGGTAGCCGACAAGCAAAAGAGATTCTTGATCACTTCAGAATTGAAATTAGAAATTTCTGGCTTGTGCAACCAAAAAACATGAAAAAGCTTTCACTCAATCCTGACGACGGAGACTAA
- a CDS encoding hypothetical protein (PFAM: Protein of unknown function (DUF1524); Protein of unknown function DUF262) → MEARTSKLLEYLETDSINKIPVYQRNYSWKKEQCEQLFNDILHAGENENIELHFIGSVIIVKGGDGIDTIHSVVDGQQRITTTTLLLKAIFDHETSDDFVQGFVEPSLLKKTRRGNKNKLVLNKNDNSALIKILNNQNEFLENDKKTKVFKNYQIFKNLLNLKKPDFEILEKGLKKLMVVVITLQQNENPQLIFEALNSTGMKLTQADLIRNHLLMREVERQNELYEKYWYQIEQNLTNDHIESFAKSFLIIKLSELIKETEIYSHFKTYIEKNKLSSEEALQELLFYSKEYQKFMFKINFKDDDLKLAIERIMATGKEVFVTIMLELCAKFERDEISKNDVLKVLALLENYLIRHAILRFSSNAYNKFVPTIIKNLDSYEKFERKLVGLQGKNLVFVPDRVLRNELKNADIYNTKHLAKTILYRIEQTLSKEVVKDDVNVEHIFPQTVSTKWKKALPEEWKEIKNDYLHSIGNLTLTGLNSELSNKIFSQKKEVFLESNISLNKYFKNIRNWDKEEIEKRADVLTSNILEIWKEPKLLNQLEIEKEFFLSDQRVITGQRPESFEIFEQAIDVKDWKNLYILAVTEIYNKYEESFNKHIDNNGFNKNSRRKVSIISKDKEEMKEFQEIEYTFYLNTYKLSPKQALSKLSEIIEVLNIEDFSDDDILITLK, encoded by the coding sequence ATGGAAGCAAGAACAAGTAAACTTTTAGAATATTTAGAAACTGATTCTATAAATAAAATTCCTGTTTATCAAAGAAATTATAGTTGGAAAAAAGAGCAATGCGAACAACTATTTAATGACATTTTACATGCAGGAGAAAATGAGAATATAGAACTCCATTTTATAGGTTCAGTCATTATTGTTAAAGGAGGCGATGGAATAGATACAATTCATTCAGTTGTTGATGGTCAGCAGAGAATTACAACAACTACATTACTTTTAAAAGCAATATTTGACCATGAAACAAGTGATGATTTTGTACAAGGTTTTGTAGAACCATCTTTGTTAAAAAAAACTAGACGAGGAAATAAAAATAAACTTGTTTTAAACAAAAATGATAATTCTGCATTAATAAAAATCTTAAATAATCAAAACGAATTTTTAGAAAATGATAAAAAGACAAAAGTATTTAAAAACTATCAAATTTTCAAAAATTTACTTAATCTTAAAAAACCAGATTTTGAAATATTAGAAAAGGGTCTTAAAAAACTGATGGTTGTTGTTATAACCCTTCAGCAAAATGAAAATCCTCAACTTATTTTTGAAGCTCTCAATTCCACGGGTATGAAATTAACTCAAGCAGATTTAATTAGAAATCATCTTTTAATGAGAGAAGTTGAAAGACAAAATGAACTTTATGAAAAATATTGGTATCAGATTGAACAAAATCTTACAAATGATCATATTGAAAGTTTTGCAAAAAGTTTTTTAATTATTAAACTTTCTGAATTAATCAAAGAGACGGAAATTTATTCACATTTTAAAACATACATTGAAAAAAATAAATTGTCTTCTGAAGAAGCATTACAAGAACTTCTTTTTTACTCCAAAGAGTATCAAAAATTTATGTTTAAAATTAATTTCAAAGATGATGATCTTAAATTAGCAATAGAGAGAATAATGGCAACAGGAAAAGAAGTCTTTGTTACTATTATGCTTGAATTGTGTGCAAAATTTGAAAGAGATGAAATCAGCAAAAATGATGTTTTAAAAGTTCTAGCACTTCTTGAAAATTATTTGATTCGTCATGCAATTCTTAGATTTAGTTCTAATGCTTACAATAAATTTGTTCCAACGATAATTAAGAATCTTGATTCTTATGAGAAATTTGAGAGAAAACTTGTGGGATTGCAAGGTAAGAATTTAGTTTTTGTGCCTGATAGAGTTTTGAGAAATGAACTTAAAAATGCTGATATTTACAACACAAAACATTTAGCAAAAACTATTCTCTATAGAATTGAACAAACACTTTCAAAAGAAGTTGTAAAAGATGATGTAAATGTTGAGCATATTTTTCCTCAAACGGTCTCTACCAAATGGAAAAAAGCTCTTCCAGAAGAGTGGAAAGAGATAAAAAATGACTATCTTCATTCAATTGGGAATTTGACTTTAACAGGACTTAATTCAGAACTTTCAAATAAAATTTTTTCTCAAAAAAAAGAAGTTTTTTTAGAATCTAATATTTCTTTAAATAAATATTTTAAAAATATTAGAAACTGGGATAAAGAAGAGATTGAAAAAAGAGCAGATGTTTTAACTTCAAACATTTTAGAAATTTGGAAAGAGCCTAAACTTTTAAATCAACTAGAAATAGAGAAAGAGTTTTTTCTTTCTGATCAAAGAGTTATAACAGGTCAAAGACCTGAAAGTTTTGAGATTTTTGAACAAGCCATTGATGTAAAAGATTGGAAAAATCTTTATATCTTAGCCGTAACTGAAATATATAACAAGTATGAAGAGAGTTTTAATAAACATATTGATAATAATGGTTTTAATAAAAATAGCAGAAGAAAAGTAAGTATTATTTCAAAAGATAAAGAAGAAATGAAAGAGTTTCAGGAAATAGAATATACTTTTTACCTAAATACTTATAAATTAAGCCCAAAACAGGCTCTTTCAAAACTTTCTGAAATAATTGAAGTTTTAAATATTGAAGATTTTTCTGACGATGATATTTTGATAACTTTAAAATAA